From Rhodococcus sp. B7740, one genomic window encodes:
- a CDS encoding ABC transporter ATP-binding protein, giving the protein MTIIEVSGMTRRYGSGKTSFEAVKALDLKIAEGELFGLLGTNGAGKTSTLEVIQGLSRPSEGTVRIMGMDPVSDRRKVRPSLGIMLQKGGLPQDLTTAESLRMWAGTCSNPLPTAEVLGRVDLADRADTRVKFLSGGEQRRLDLACAIISRPRVLFLDEPTTGLDPESRRNTWRLIQELKNSGVTIMLTTHYLDEAESLCDRLAIMHRGRVVRSGTVDEVVADHPAKIELQAPGTALPSLPGTSMDVSGDTISIQTSSVQDTLTDLLVWARSNGVTLHGLDARAASLETVFLSIADEFDNSAIQNNEVMSA; this is encoded by the coding sequence ATGACCATCATCGAAGTCAGCGGCATGACTCGCCGCTACGGTTCGGGCAAAACCTCTTTCGAGGCCGTGAAGGCGCTCGATCTGAAGATCGCGGAGGGTGAGCTGTTCGGCTTGCTGGGCACCAACGGTGCCGGCAAGACCTCCACTCTCGAAGTGATTCAGGGACTTTCACGGCCGAGCGAAGGCACGGTGCGGATCATGGGAATGGATCCGGTGTCCGATCGCCGCAAGGTTCGACCGTCTCTCGGCATCATGCTGCAGAAGGGCGGCCTGCCCCAGGATCTGACCACCGCGGAAAGCCTGCGGATGTGGGCGGGCACGTGCAGCAATCCACTGCCGACGGCGGAGGTGCTGGGGCGCGTCGACCTGGCCGACCGGGCCGACACGCGGGTGAAGTTTCTCTCGGGCGGCGAGCAGCGCAGGTTGGATCTGGCGTGCGCCATCATAAGCCGCCCGAGAGTGCTGTTCCTCGACGAACCGACCACCGGACTCGATCCCGAATCTCGCCGCAACACGTGGCGTCTGATCCAGGAGCTGAAGAATTCCGGCGTGACGATCATGTTGACGACGCACTACCTGGACGAGGCCGAGTCGCTGTGCGATCGACTCGCGATCATGCACCGCGGCAGGGTCGTTCGTAGCGGAACGGTGGACGAGGTGGTCGCCGACCACCCCGCGAAGATCGAACTGCAGGCCCCTGGCACGGCACTGCCGTCGCTGCCGGGCACGTCCATGGACGTCTCGGGTGACACGATCTCGATACAGACGTCCTCGGTACAGGACACGCTCACCGACCTGCTCGTGTGGGCCCGCAGCAACGGAGTGACCCTGCACGGTCTCGACGCCCGAGCGGCATCGCTCGAGACCGTGTTCCTTTCCATCGCAGACGAATTCGACAATTCCGCTATCCAGAACAACGAGGTGATGAGCGCATGA
- a CDS encoding GNAT family N-acetyltransferase → MTTDESITIRTATDDDWDAVALLDAHAFGEHQNAEDLAETQILTQSEHVYLAWDGETPVGVAMHFPMSVTVPGGAQVEASGVSWVSVAPTHRRRGILRSMFTQQHRALNDAGAPLSLLTASEATIYGRFGYGPVTEEISVSIDRRFAQFRKDAPPATGVRLIESAEATELLPDIYHRWQQQTAGAQPKPPIRWERFFADRENRRGGLTALFFVVHPDGYVAYRRGRNPSRVVVEEFIAVTDDAYAALWQILVGVDLVDTIEVRQARDEALPFLLTNNRLPKVTAHHDALWGRIMHVEAALEARTYALDTSLIIAVRDPFLDAGGTYSLTVTDGRATCTRVESEPDIELDIDVLASIYFGTHRARLFAAANRLTARNDASLHALDLTFGTARPAVMGWGF, encoded by the coding sequence ATGACTACCGACGAATCGATCACCATCCGCACCGCCACCGACGACGACTGGGATGCCGTCGCGCTGCTCGACGCCCACGCGTTCGGCGAGCACCAGAACGCCGAGGACCTGGCCGAGACGCAGATCCTGACCCAGTCCGAGCACGTGTACCTGGCCTGGGACGGCGAGACCCCGGTGGGTGTGGCCATGCACTTCCCGATGTCGGTCACCGTTCCCGGTGGTGCGCAGGTCGAGGCGTCCGGAGTCTCCTGGGTCTCGGTCGCGCCGACGCATCGTCGACGCGGCATCCTGCGATCGATGTTCACCCAGCAGCACCGCGCCCTGAACGACGCGGGCGCACCGCTCTCGCTGCTCACGGCCAGCGAGGCGACGATCTACGGACGCTTCGGCTACGGGCCGGTGACCGAGGAGATCAGCGTCTCGATCGATCGTCGATTCGCGCAGTTCCGCAAGGACGCTCCCCCGGCCACCGGCGTCCGGCTGATCGAATCGGCCGAGGCCACCGAACTGCTCCCCGACATCTACCACCGCTGGCAGCAGCAGACCGCAGGCGCGCAGCCCAAGCCGCCGATCCGCTGGGAGCGGTTCTTCGCCGACCGCGAGAACCGGCGCGGCGGACTGACGGCACTGTTCTTCGTCGTTCACCCCGACGGATACGTCGCCTACCGACGCGGCCGCAACCCGAGCCGAGTGGTGGTGGAGGAATTCATCGCGGTGACCGACGACGCGTACGCCGCGCTGTGGCAGATCCTCGTCGGCGTGGACCTGGTCGACACCATCGAGGTACGGCAGGCACGGGACGAAGCGCTGCCGTTCCTGCTGACCAACAATCGGCTACCGAAGGTCACGGCTCACCACGACGCTCTGTGGGGCCGCATCATGCACGTCGAGGCAGCTTTGGAGGCCCGCACCTACGCGCTCGACACCTCGCTGATCATCGCTGTGCGAGATCCCTTCCTCGATGCGGGCGGCACCTACTCGCTGACCGTGACCGACGGCCGCGCCACCTGCACCCGGGTGGAATCCGAACCGGACATCGAACTCGACATCGACGTGCTCGCCAGCATCTACTTCGGCACCCATCGGGCCCGCTTGTTCGCCGCGGCCAACCGCCTCACCGCCCGCAACGACGCGTCGCTGCACGCACTCGACCTGACGTTCGGAACTGCGCGCCCGGCCGTCATGGGCTGGGGTTTCTAG
- a CDS encoding TrmH family RNA methyltransferase, which produces MVHVLDIDDPSDPRLDDFRDLNSSDRRPDLPEGKGLVIAEGVLVAQRLLTSRFPMISLLGVDRRLDALRDDLVDSDVPFYRTSAEVMAEVVGFHLNRGVLAAANRPPALDLDEVLDGARTVAILEGVNDHENLGSMFRNAAGLGVDAVLFGAACADPLYRRSVRVSMGHVLRVPFAKVPEWPRGLDRVRAHGFQLISLTPNPAAVSLATAMTGEKVALLLGAEGPGLTEHAMRATDIRARIPMAPGTDSLNVATAAAMGFYERVRLT; this is translated from the coding sequence GTGGTGCATGTACTCGACATCGACGACCCCTCGGACCCGCGACTGGACGATTTTCGCGATCTCAACTCGTCGGATCGGCGACCCGACCTGCCCGAGGGCAAGGGTCTGGTGATCGCCGAGGGTGTGTTGGTGGCGCAGCGGCTGCTGACCTCGCGGTTTCCGATGATCAGCCTGCTGGGCGTGGATCGACGGCTCGACGCCTTGCGCGACGATCTCGTCGATTCGGACGTTCCGTTCTACCGGACGTCCGCGGAGGTGATGGCCGAGGTCGTCGGCTTCCACCTCAATCGTGGTGTGTTGGCCGCGGCGAACAGGCCGCCGGCCCTCGATCTCGACGAGGTGTTGGACGGTGCCAGGACGGTGGCGATTCTCGAGGGCGTCAACGATCACGAGAATCTCGGGTCGATGTTCCGCAACGCGGCGGGCCTCGGGGTCGATGCCGTTCTGTTCGGGGCCGCGTGTGCTGATCCGCTCTATCGTCGTTCGGTGCGAGTGTCGATGGGACATGTGCTGCGGGTGCCGTTCGCCAAGGTGCCCGAGTGGCCCCGTGGCCTCGATCGTGTTCGCGCGCACGGGTTTCAGCTGATCTCCTTGACGCCCAACCCGGCGGCGGTGTCGTTGGCGACGGCGATGACGGGGGAGAAGGTTGCCCTGCTGCTGGGTGCCGAGGGGCCGGGTCTGACCGAACATGCCATGCGAGCAACGGACATTCGCGCGCGCATTCCGATGGCCCCTGGCACCGATTCGCTGAACGTGGCGACGGCCGCGGCAATGGGGTTCTACGAACGCGTGCGCCTGACGTGA
- a CDS encoding MFS transporter, translated as MNRTESASPGRRTQIRVILAGSVPNLVQWFNLYLYATFAPYFRTEFFDPASTNSLVYVYGLFALTFVVRPLGSWLFGRLADVRGRQFALVAAVTLMSAGSVALAVTPTVHDIGVWAAVILAVVSIVQGIATGGEYAAATVLLSESGTRGHRGFFASFQAATIVGGLVLAQACLLVLLAGTDRAAISEWGFRLAFAAGGAAGLASLWWARGLDRVPRAPGAPRADRDATMGALFRDHRRPLVWVFLLTAGGSAAFYTYTVTVPSIVRETFFAADGARGELTATGLVLAAFVVLMVLQPVGGALSDRIGRKPLLVTFGALGIPATGALVLATARLTSPPAVFVILVSAFAVLTCYLSVNGIAKAEVFPAHIRALGVGFGYAVANSLFGGTAPLIYHATSGRGSTDFVVYTTVLLSVTLCAALWMRGGSATALDASTGPRNPSP; from the coding sequence GTGAATCGCACCGAGTCGGCGAGCCCCGGCCGTCGTACACAGATCCGCGTCATCCTGGCCGGTTCGGTGCCGAACCTGGTGCAGTGGTTCAACCTGTACCTCTACGCGACGTTCGCACCGTACTTTCGGACCGAGTTCTTCGATCCGGCCTCGACGAATTCGCTCGTCTACGTCTACGGACTCTTCGCTTTGACCTTCGTCGTACGCCCACTCGGCTCGTGGCTGTTCGGCAGGCTCGCGGACGTGCGGGGCCGGCAGTTCGCGCTCGTCGCGGCGGTCACGCTGATGTCGGCCGGATCTGTTGCCCTTGCGGTCACTCCGACGGTCCACGACATCGGTGTCTGGGCGGCGGTGATCCTCGCGGTCGTGAGCATCGTGCAGGGCATCGCAACCGGTGGCGAGTACGCGGCGGCGACGGTGTTGCTCTCCGAATCGGGCACGCGCGGACACCGGGGATTCTTCGCCTCGTTCCAGGCCGCGACCATCGTAGGCGGTCTCGTGCTCGCGCAGGCCTGTCTGCTCGTGCTCCTCGCGGGTACGGATCGCGCGGCAATTTCCGAATGGGGCTTTCGTCTCGCGTTCGCTGCGGGCGGCGCGGCGGGCCTGGCGTCGCTGTGGTGGGCGCGTGGACTCGATCGCGTGCCCCGTGCACCGGGAGCGCCGCGGGCGGACCGAGACGCCACGATGGGGGCGCTCTTTCGCGATCACCGGCGTCCGCTCGTCTGGGTGTTCTTGCTGACCGCGGGAGGGAGTGCGGCGTTCTACACCTACACGGTCACCGTTCCCTCGATCGTTCGCGAGACGTTCTTCGCCGCGGACGGTGCCAGGGGCGAGCTCACCGCGACCGGCCTCGTGCTCGCGGCCTTCGTGGTGTTGATGGTGCTGCAGCCGGTCGGCGGCGCACTGAGCGACCGCATCGGGAGAAAGCCTCTTCTCGTCACGTTCGGGGCACTGGGCATACCGGCCACCGGCGCACTGGTGCTGGCGACCGCCCGGCTGACGTCTCCGCCTGCGGTGTTCGTCATCCTGGTGAGCGCATTCGCCGTTCTCACCTGTTATCTGTCGGTGAACGGCATCGCCAAGGCCGAAGTGTTCCCCGCTCACATTCGTGCCCTGGGCGTCGGCTTCGGCTACGCCGTGGCGAACTCCCTGTTCGGAGGTACTGCACCGTTGATCTACCACGCCACCAGCGGCCGTGGCAGCACCGACTTCGTCGTCTACACGACGGTGCTGCTCTCGGTGACGCTCTGCGCAGCCCTGTGGATGCGGGGTGGCTCGGCCACCGCGCTCGATGCGTCGACCGGTCCTAGAAACCCCAGCCCATGA